In the genome of Girardinichthys multiradiatus isolate DD_20200921_A chromosome 7, DD_fGirMul_XY1, whole genome shotgun sequence, one region contains:
- the LOC124870845 gene encoding dehydrogenase/reductase SDR family member 13-like, with amino-acid sequence MFFILLVLGLIVLAYIFRQVVVIGKSCKSNTKLHGKTVIVTGSNTGIGKTTAIVLAKRGARVILACRSKQRGEAALEDIKRESGSNQVVFMQLDLGSFKSVRNFAENFLKSEPRLDILINNAGLYMLGRTEDGFGMMFGVNHLGHFLLTNLLLDRLKECGPSRVVNVSSLAHHWGSVNFDCLNTHKDLREGTSLLESFRMYADSKLCNVLFTHELAKRLQGTKVTCYSLHPGGIKTELGRNANSIIQITLRNLGRFFFKNPLQGSQTTLHCALQEGIEHLSGRYFSNCTVRDVLSKAKDDAASKKLWEISERFCGI; translated from the exons atgttttttattctcCTGGTGCTGGGACTCATTGTCCTTGCTTATATTTTCCGTCAAGTTGTAGTTATAGGAAAGAGTTGCAAGAGCAACACAAAGCTGCATGGGAAAACAGTGATTGTTACTG GTAGCAACACTGGGATAGGGAAGACCACAGCCATAGTTCTGGCTAAAAGAGGAGCCAGAGTGATTCTGGCCTGTCGAAGCAAGCAGAGAGGAGAAGCTGCTCTTGAGGACATCAAGAGG GAGAGTGGCAGTAATCAGGTGGTGTTCATGCAGTTGGATCTCGGAAGTTTTAAGTCTGTCCGTAACTTTGCAGAGAACTTTCTGAAGTCTGAACCCAGACTAGACATCCTGATCAACAATGCAG GTCTCTACATGTTGGGTCGAACAGAAGACGGATTTGGGATGATGTTTGGTGTCAACCATCTCGGTCACTTCCTGTTAACTAACTTGTTACTGGACCGACTGAAGGAATGTGGACCAAGTAGGGTAGTGAATGTGTCGTCTTTGGCGCATCACTGGGGAAGCGTCAATTTTGACTGCCTGAACACCCACAAAGATCTAAGAGAAGGGACATCTTTATTGGAAAGCTTTCGAATGTATGCCGATAGTAAGCTATGCAACGTTCTCTTCACCCATGAGCTGGCCAAGAGACTGCAGGGGACTAAGGTCACTTGCTACTCCCTCCACCCAG GAGGCATCAAGACTGAGCTGGGCAGGAATGCAAACTCAATCATTCAAATAACTCTAAGAAACCTTGGAAGATTTTTCTTCAAGAACCCCCTCCAGGGAAGTCAAACCACTCTGCACTGTGCCCTGCAGGAGGGCATTGAACACCTCAGTGGGCGTTATTTCTCCAACTGCACTGTGAGAGACGTCTTGAGCAAGGCCAAGGATGATGCTGCCTCAAAGAAGCTGTGGGAGATCAGTGAGAGGTTTTGTGGCATCTGA